One Heliomicrobium gestii DNA window includes the following coding sequences:
- a CDS encoding sensor histidine kinase: MERIAIDTEETMPDRGSERYILLIVGFVFLLIVAAIMVPPMDKTRLKADLMVPLHLAMEGAGVVVSMFIFSTIWHTREKATTWLVYVGISFWIIGMVDALHLLSKPMLAVSSLYSAHVSAVFGCLSRLILAGAMLGGLFISPLNRLSLRESLLWLVAAATMLSVVALSLFTNIAHYPEQVNEERLRGFTDATMVTAVIGDLVTAWFYWRRGDEERRNQWKRIAAGLILSALSAAVIFLEDVVPGGFFFSSHFLKVISYAFFYQAIFIRQVKTPFEELARRRSEHRARMVAMMNASKDGIAFYTRKHGDWICNASFGEMFGSDEEVLTFDNTDLFYRAIQAKLDEPEKVAALLQNELQREEAERLGPWRIHVLSEPCRTVDLYLNPVEVERNIFGWLLLFCDVTKEIEFHRLRSEYFSAATHEIRTPLASIDGYIELALEPGVPVDERRHYLKQAKSNLSRLHQLVSNILDLEKLQASPPGHRFQPLDVETLIHAIADNYAILAARKGLQFQCEIAPALPPLCGDEIRLGQALSNLLSNAIKYTPDGCCGIHASRQGEQVRIEVRDTGIGLSEREMNQLFERFYRAENEVTRKTTGTGLGLSIVKTIVESHGGEITVASQWGRGTTFVILLPSMQRNQVEPAAL, translated from the coding sequence TTGGAACGAATCGCGATAGATACCGAAGAGACGATGCCGGACAGAGGGAGCGAACGATACATCCTTCTGATCGTCGGCTTCGTCTTTTTGTTGATTGTCGCTGCGATCATGGTTCCCCCAATGGATAAAACGCGGTTGAAAGCCGACTTGATGGTGCCGCTCCATCTCGCGATGGAAGGCGCCGGCGTTGTCGTTTCCATGTTTATCTTTTCTACCATCTGGCATACGCGCGAAAAGGCGACCACTTGGCTCGTTTACGTTGGGATTTCCTTTTGGATTATCGGCATGGTCGATGCCCTTCACCTGTTGTCCAAACCAATGTTAGCGGTTTCGTCTTTGTACAGCGCCCATGTATCCGCAGTTTTTGGATGCCTGAGCCGGTTGATCCTGGCCGGCGCCATGCTGGGCGGCCTGTTCATCTCGCCGTTGAATCGGCTTTCGTTGCGGGAAAGCCTGCTGTGGTTAGTCGCTGCCGCCACAATGCTGAGCGTTGTCGCCCTTTCCCTTTTCACCAACATTGCCCATTATCCGGAACAGGTGAACGAAGAGCGCCTGCGCGGGTTCACTGATGCCACGATGGTCACGGCTGTGATCGGCGATCTTGTCACCGCCTGGTTTTATTGGCGTCGCGGCGATGAAGAGCGAAGGAATCAGTGGAAACGGATCGCCGCCGGTCTCATCTTGAGCGCCCTGTCTGCCGCGGTGATTTTTCTGGAGGATGTCGTTCCCGGCGGCTTTTTCTTCAGCAGCCATTTTCTGAAGGTCATCAGTTACGCTTTTTTTTATCAGGCCATCTTTATCCGTCAGGTGAAAACCCCCTTTGAGGAGTTGGCTCGCCGGCGGTCTGAGCATCGCGCGCGGATGGTGGCCATGATGAACGCCAGCAAGGATGGCATCGCTTTTTACACGCGCAAACATGGCGATTGGATTTGCAACGCCTCCTTCGGCGAGATGTTCGGCAGCGACGAGGAAGTGCTCACCTTTGACAACACGGACTTGTTCTATCGCGCGATTCAGGCCAAACTGGACGAACCGGAGAAGGTGGCGGCGCTTCTGCAAAATGAACTGCAGCGAGAAGAAGCGGAGCGGTTGGGACCATGGCGCATTCATGTGCTCTCCGAGCCCTGCCGCACCGTCGACCTCTATCTGAACCCGGTCGAAGTGGAGCGGAACATCTTCGGCTGGTTGCTGCTCTTTTGTGATGTGACCAAGGAAATCGAGTTCCATCGCCTGCGGAGCGAGTATTTTTCGGCGGCCACCCATGAGATCCGCACGCCCCTGGCCAGCATCGACGGCTATATCGAGCTGGCGTTGGAACCGGGTGTTCCTGTCGATGAACGGCGCCATTACCTCAAGCAGGCCAAGTCCAATCTCAGCCGCCTTCACCAGTTGGTCAGCAACATCCTCGATCTGGAGAAACTGCAGGCGAGCCCGCCAGGGCACCGCTTTCAGCCGCTTGATGTGGAGACGCTGATCCACGCCATCGCCGATAACTACGCCATTCTCGCCGCCAGAAAGGGGCTGCAGTTTCAGTGCGAGATTGCGCCCGCCTTGCCCCCGCTCTGTGGCGACGAGATCCGGCTGGGCCAGGCGCTCAGCAACCTCCTCTCCAATGCGATCAAGTACACCCCGGACGGGTGCTGCGGGATTCACGCCAGCCGGCAGGGAGAGCAGGTCCGGATCGAGGTGCGCGATACAGGCATCGGCTTATCGGAGCGGGAGATGAACCAACTCTTTGAGCGATTCTACCGGGCCGAGAACGAAGTCACCCGGAAGACGACGGGAACGGGCCTGGGGCTGTCCATCGTCAAGACCATCGTCGAGTCCCACGGCGGGGAAATTACCGTGGCGAGCCAGTGGGGGCGGGGCACAACCTTTGTCATTTTGCTGCCGTCTATGCAGCGAAATCAGGTAGAACCGGCGGCGCTTTGA